DNA from Evansella sp. LMS18:
AGGCAAACTGTGGTGTGAGCCATTGCCCTTTATCATCAATCTTATAGAGTGTGACCCGTTCTTTTTCATTAAACTCTTTTTCATCAAAAAGGAAGCCCCATGGTGCAGATAAATTTGACCCGTACGGAATCCGCGGTTCCAGGTCGAGGATCTGCACTTCAAGCATGTCGCCTGGTTCAGCGTCCTCCACATAAATCGGTCCGGTCAGCAGGTGAGGCCCGGGTTTTCGGGTTTCTTCAGGGATATTATCATAAATCTCTCTGATGCCATCATCCATCATCAGGTCAGGGGCATCGCCAGCGTGGTGCGTCACCGTTTCCACGTGAACGAAATCACCGGATTTCACCTTGATTGCAGGCTTAAGCGTTTTATCAAAATACCCCCAATGAACTGTTTCTGAGTTTGCTTCTAGGGAATGAACTTTTGCTTCTTTGATTTTATGCGATAAAGAAGATTTGAGAGGGGAAATTCGCATACTGCACATACCTCCAGTTAAATAGGACTTTTCTTTATTGGGAGATTTTCCTTTTTTAACAGTGGCGTAAACATAGGGAGAAAAAGGTCAGCCCATTATATACGAATTGGATTTGGAAATTAGGAGGGGCGCTTTATAAACAGAGAGCTTCCAGCATGCCTGAACTCCCGGAAAAGTGAAGAGAAAGGTAATGCAGGAGGGTCCATCATCCCCGAACTCCCGGAAAAATGAAGAGAAAGGTAATGCAGGAGGATCCATCATCCCCGAACTCCCGGAAAAATGAAGAGAAAGGTAATGCAGGAGGATCCATCATCCCCGAACTCCTGGAAAAGTGAAGAGAAAGGTAATGCAGGAGGGTCCATCATACCCGAACTCCCGGAAAAGTGAAGAGAAAGGTAATGCAGGAGGGTCCATCATACCCGAACTCCCGGAAAAGTGAAGAGAAAGGTAATGCAGGAGGATCCATCATGCCCGAACTTCCGGAAAAGTGAAGAGAAAGGTAATGCAGGAGGGTCCATCATACCCGAACTCCTGGAAAAGTGAAGAGAAAGGTAATGCAGGAGGATCCATCATCCCCGAACTCCCGGAAAAATGAAGAGAAAGGTAATGCTGGAGGGTCCATCATACCCGAACTCCCGGAAAAGTGAAGAGAAAGGTAATGCAGGAGGGTCCATCATACCCGAACTTCTGGAAAAGTGAAGAGAAAGGTAATGCAGGAGGATCCATCATGCCCGAACTTCCGAAAAAAAGAGGCAAGCGGTAACGCGAGAACGTCTCGCATACCCGCTCGGAAAAAATCCGAGTAAAGGCGGTAACGCGAGAGCGTCTTGCATACCCGAACTTCCGAAAAAAAGAGGCAAGCGGTAACGCGAGAACGTCTCGCATGCCCGCTCGGAAGAAAATCGAGTCAAAGCGGTAACGCGAGAACGTCTCGCATGCCCGCTCGGGAGAAAATCAAGATAAAGCGGTAACGCGAGAGCATCTCGCATGCCCGCTCGGAAGAAAATCGAGTCAAAGCGGTAACGCGAGAGCGTCTCGCATACCCGCTCGGGAGAAAATCGAGATAAAGCGGTAACGCGAGAACGTCTCGCATGCCCGCTCGGGAGAAAATCGAGATAAAGCGGTAACGCGAGAACGTCTCGCGTACCCGCTCGGAAGAAAATCGAGTCAAAGCGGTAACGCGAGAGCATCTCGCATACCCGCTCGGAAGAAAATCGAGTCAAAGCGGTAACGCGAGAGCGTCTCGCATGCCCGCTCCGGAGAAAATCCGAGTAAAAGCGGTAACGCGAGACGATGTTAATCTTACATATTAAAACCTGCCCCCGGGTTAAACGCAAAAAGCTTAGAAAAAAATTCTAAGCTTCTAGCCTATTTTTACAGATAAAGCATTTAGTTTCCCCGAAAGATGTCCAACTCCAGCGCCTGGGTCCGCGATTACTTTCCGCAGTATAAGAGTGTCGCTCGTGACCAAGGCGCTTGCGCTTTCTTTTTAAAACGGCCCCCAGTTAATCATAACCGCAAAGGACAACATCAGTACGGCGATCGCGACCCAGATAAGGAAAAGCGGGAATACCCATTTTACCCATTTTGTCCATGGTACGCCTGCGACAGCAAGGCTCGCCATCAGGATTCCCGATGTTGGGAAAATACTGTTTGTCAGTCCGTCGCCGAACTGGAAGGCCTGGACAGCTACTTGTCTTGTAACGCCTACCATGTCGGCCAGAGGAACGAGCATCGGCATGGAGATCATCGCCTGGCCGCTTCCTGAGTTAACAAGGAAATTCAACAGGCCGCTTGATACGAACATCCCGATTGCCGCGAGAACTGCCGGCAGCTGTTCCAAAGGTACGGACAAACCGTACACGACAGTGTCCAGCACCTGCCCATCCTCTAAAACTACGATAACCGACCTTGCAAGACCTACAATAAGAGCGCCGTAAGCGAGCTTTTTTGCCCCTTCAAGGAAAGTGAGCGCGAGAGTGTTGTAATTCATCCCTGCAATAATCCCGGCGCTGATGCCTAAGAAGATGAAGAACGCGCCCATATGATTGATCGTCCAGCCAAGCTGGATAGAACCGTAGACGAAGAAGATTAATGACAAACCGACAAAGGATAGCAGCAGTTTGTGCCTTAAAGTGAAGGGAGCTTCTTCCTGCCCCTCGCTGTCCTCATCTTTATACACACCAATGATGCTTTTCGAAGGGTCGTTCATAATTTTTTTCGTATATCTCCATGTGTACCAGATTGTGATTGACAGAATGATTACAAAGACAATGATTCTTAACACTGCTCCTGAAAAAATTGGCAGTTCGGCGATACCCTGGGCAATCCCCACTGTATAAGGGTTGGCAAACCCAACATTGAATCCTGCAAAGTTAGCTCCGAATGTTATCGCGACAGCAACGATTGGATCAAGCTTTAACGTTCTCGCAATGATAACCCCGATAACTACAAAAGCGATGACAGCGTTAGCAACTGCTCCTACCGCTCCGCCGATGGCGAAGATGGTGGAAACAATGGCGATCATCCAGAATTCTTTCCCACGGGTGAGTGCTACTGCCCGGTCAATTCCTCCTCGGAGTGCGCCGGACCGTTCAATAACTTCAAATGCTGCCCCTGTAAATAAAATCATAAAGATTATATCTGCTGACTGAACCATTCCCATTTGGATGGCCGTAAATATGTCCATCAGCCCAAGCGTTGTGCCTTCTGTCAAAGAAAAAGTGCCCGGAATGACGCGTTCGACTCCGTCAATCGTTTCTCTTTCAAACTCCCCGGACGGAAGCAGGAAAGTAGAGATCACCGAAACTAGCAATACTGTAAATAAAATGACGTATGTATCAGGCATTTCCCATCTCTTTTTGCCGTTTCCCGGCTGCTGAACTTCTGGCTGATCTGTTTTCTGTGTCAAAATTGCTCCTCCTTTTAGGTAGTTCCCCGTGATATTGTCGAAAAATTGAACTTATGTACGAAAAAGATAGTTTTCATTATACCTTTTGAATTTTCAGAATCAAGAGGTAAGTATGTATGAATATGCAAGTTTTCGGTTATTTACTTGTGTTTGAAGGAGTTTTTCCGTGCTGAACGCAAAAAACCGGCTGTCAGCTTCCATGAAGGAAGGCCAGCCGGTTTTACAAATCAGTGGAGGAAATCTGCACTCCAGGTCCTCTTAAAAGAAACGTTTTCAGTTATTCCTCCTGTAAACTATACTTTTTTATCTTAAGGTAGAGAGTATTTCGGCTAATCTGTAATAGTTTAGCAGATCTGCTTATGTTCCATCCTGTAGATTTGAGGGCCGTTTTAATAGCTTCCTTTTCAGTATTCACCAGAGCAGTGTTTTCAGGGAGCCCAGCTATATCCTGCTGTTCATATATATCTTCGAACTTAAGATCTTCCGCAGTGATTTCATTATCCTCTGCCCAGAAAGATGCTTCCATAAGAATACTGTTAAGTTCTCTTACGTTACCTGGATAGTGGTAAGACAGGATTTTTTGCTTTGCTTCCCTGGATAAGTAAGCAGAAGGGTTGTCCAGTTTTTTCATTAAATGGTTGGCCACTTCAAGGATATCTGTGCGTTTGCGGAGCGGTGGAATCGTAATGATAATTCCTCTCAGCCGGTAATACAGATCTTCACGGAAGCGTCCGTTGAGCACTTCCTCTTTAAGGTTTTTATTGGTTGCCGCCACAATTCTCGCATTGATTAGTACAGGCTTTGTGCCGCCGATACGAGTAACCTTTTTTTCCTGCAGAACCCGCAGCAGGGCTGACTGGGCCTTCAATGACATATCCCCGATTTCATCCAGGAACAAGGTTCCCCCTTTTGCGGCTTCAAATTTGCCAGGTACTCCTTCCTTCTTTGCTCCGGTAAATGCGCCTTTTTCGTAGCCGAAAAGTTCACTTTCGACCAGACTCTCAGGAATGGCGCCGCAGTTTACAGCAATGAAGGGATTATCTGAACGAGGGCCTCTTGTATGCAGAGACTGTGCAATCAGCTCTTTTCCTGTCCCGCTTTCACCGTAAATAATTACTGGATAATCGGTAAAAGCCGCTTTTTCAGCCAATTTCTTTACTTTTACTATTTTCGGGCAGGAGCCGGCAATATCCCTGATGGTGTAGAGACCCTGGTTTTCCGGAGATTTATTAACAGCTCTGTTTAACGATATAACAGTGGAATGAACTTTTCTTGTGTTGTCTGAGATAACCTCTGAGATACAGTCTTGTTTTTTATGAAATTCTTTGCCAATACAGTCTTCACCTAAAATAGACCGGGCAAGATTGTTAGCTCTTTTAATAACGTTATCGTGGTCGACTGAAATAAGGGGAACGTTGGAAAGGGCAGCTGCGGCTTCCATCTCTTTTAAAGCCAGCAGTTTTTCCTTATTAGCATGGGACAGGAGAAGCTGAGTCTGGATCGTATCGGATATGATGCTTGTTAAAGAGATGGTGAAGGGGTGATAAAATTCTTTTCTGGCGCTCACGTTAACAGCACCGATAAACTCTCCGGCCGATGAATAGATTGGGCTCGCTGCACAAGTGAGAAACTGGTTTTTAACATGGAAATGCTGATCCGCATGGGTAATAACAGGCTTCTTTTCATAGATGGCCACTCCCATGGCGTTAGTGCCTTGGTTCTTCTCGGACCAGTTAGACCCTATCGCAAGGTAACTGTCTTCATTTTCCAAACCTAAATTTCCAGTTTTATAGAGAATGGTACCATGCCTGTCAACGATGACAGAAACCAGTCCCTTCCTGTAATTAGCTGGATATAGTTTTTCGAATGCAGAAGCTGCGTTTGTAATCAGGTCTTTATTTTCTTCAAGCACTTCCTTCAATCTTTTCCCGGTTAAAACCTGTTCATTTACAGGGCCGGAGGGGGAAAGGCCAAAGTTTTGACAGCGTTTCCAGGAACGGTCGATTAAATTACTTTGATCTGCAAGGTTATTCAGTGGCACCTGTTTTTCCTCCTTTTAAGCAGTAAAGTAAATCTTTTCCTTTATTATTATACAATGATTTTACACTATTCGGAATATTAATGAAAATAATGTCCTAAAACAGGACAGTG
Protein-coding regions in this window:
- a CDS encoding YfcC family protein, with product MTQKTDQPEVQQPGNGKKRWEMPDTYVILFTVLLVSVISTFLLPSGEFERETIDGVERVIPGTFSLTEGTTLGLMDIFTAIQMGMVQSADIIFMILFTGAAFEVIERSGALRGGIDRAVALTRGKEFWMIAIVSTIFAIGGAVGAVANAVIAFVVIGVIIARTLKLDPIVAVAITFGANFAGFNVGFANPYTVGIAQGIAELPIFSGAVLRIIVFVIILSITIWYTWRYTKKIMNDPSKSIIGVYKDEDSEGQEEAPFTLRHKLLLSFVGLSLIFFVYGSIQLGWTINHMGAFFIFLGISAGIIAGMNYNTLALTFLEGAKKLAYGALIVGLARSVIVVLEDGQVLDTVVYGLSVPLEQLPAVLAAIGMFVSSGLLNFLVNSGSGQAMISMPMLVPLADMVGVTRQVAVQAFQFGDGLTNSIFPTSGILMASLAVAGVPWTKWVKWVFPLFLIWVAIAVLMLSFAVMINWGPF
- a CDS encoding sigma-54-dependent Fis family transcriptional regulator, giving the protein MPLNNLADQSNLIDRSWKRCQNFGLSPSGPVNEQVLTGKRLKEVLEENKDLITNAASAFEKLYPANYRKGLVSVIVDRHGTILYKTGNLGLENEDSYLAIGSNWSEKNQGTNAMGVAIYEKKPVITHADQHFHVKNQFLTCAASPIYSSAGEFIGAVNVSARKEFYHPFTISLTSIISDTIQTQLLLSHANKEKLLALKEMEAAAALSNVPLISVDHDNVIKRANNLARSILGEDCIGKEFHKKQDCISEVISDNTRKVHSTVISLNRAVNKSPENQGLYTIRDIAGSCPKIVKVKKLAEKAAFTDYPVIIYGESGTGKELIAQSLHTRGPRSDNPFIAVNCGAIPESLVESELFGYEKGAFTGAKKEGVPGKFEAAKGGTLFLDEIGDMSLKAQSALLRVLQEKKVTRIGGTKPVLINARIVAATNKNLKEEVLNGRFREDLYYRLRGIIITIPPLRKRTDILEVANHLMKKLDNPSAYLSREAKQKILSYHYPGNVRELNSILMEASFWAEDNEITAEDLKFEDIYEQQDIAGLPENTALVNTEKEAIKTALKSTGWNISRSAKLLQISRNTLYLKIKKYSLQEE